A window of Gossypium raimondii isolate GPD5lz chromosome 7, ASM2569854v1, whole genome shotgun sequence genomic DNA:
ATTCAAATTAAACAGcacatttttttttccattttttgttgtttttttaaaatactaaatccATTCATACACTGCACCTGAAAGGTTAAAGCTAACAGCTAAAGTGAGAGGATCATAGTTACCTTTATGCCATGTTTGGGAATTAGTGAAGATACGGAGTCTGATACTGGTACCCGTTTCCGAAGTAGTTCCCGTGACTAGGAGTGAAGTTGTAGGTAGCAGAAGCAAGAAGAGAGTGGCTGTGGTTGTCAGCAGGTCCGGGGTAAACATAGGGTCTGTCATACACGTACTGCATGTACCTGTCAGTGACTCTCGGATAGAATGTTTTGTCAGCAGCTACGTTGGTGACTCGAGGACCATATCCGGCACCATTAGCACGAGGCCTCTTGGGTTGAGGCTTTGCAACTTCAGTTGCCCTTTTCTTGTCTGCTTTTGCTTTCTCTAACAGGAGAACTCGTTTCTGAAGTGGATCGACAGGGTATTGCTCCTCCAGATTATGTTCTTCAATGCACTTAATCACAGCCTTAAGAGCAGTCAATTCCCGTTCACTAACTTCAGTCTGAAAACACAGAAGCAAGTAGTGATTCATTTTCGAGAATGCAAAAATAATGGTCAGGCAAGACACAAGGGTGTAAGAATGGGTAAACTAGCCAGAAAGCAGGTCCAATCGGCTTCAGACAAGGCCTTgtgagcaaaaataataaataggcGCTTGCCCATCAAACATGTTTAATAGTAGACATAAcgataaatttagccctcaacatttacattttCTGTCAATTTGGCcgttattctttattttaactaaatttgacccttattctttcaaaaaaaagtcaaattgctttttttaacgaaaatgaTGACTAAAACATTACTTTTTAACATGGTTGGTGTGACAACTCGCATGGCAATCCATGTGCACATCATGCTAACataacatcatttcttttctatGTCACATcagcaaataatttaaaaattataaaaattaaaaaaaatcaaaatttaaattaaaaatacaaaaagttcataaaaattcaaaaaaattagtattgaGTTCACGTGGATTTTCATGCAGGCtgttgtgtttaaaaatttaacattttagttagtattcTCGTTAAAAACATCATTTCAACTCTTTTTCAAAAGATTGATGATCAAATTTGACTCTTTTCAAAAGATTGAGGGAgtcaaatttagctcaaaaaaagaataagagccaaattgacaaaagatgtaaacgtttagggctaaatttgacattataacTTAATAgcaaaccaaaatatatttggCCAGTAGTAGGCAAACCAATAAAAAACACACCTGGGCAGTGGGAGAGGCATTTCCAGGCTTTACAGGTGAAGAAGCTTTTCTAGCGTCCTTCAAGTAGTATTTCAGTAATGGTACAGGTGAAAACTGCTCTGTTAGCTCGAATCCAAAAGCCAGGTTAACTGCATCGATCTGCCTTCCATTTTTCACTAGAACTTCAATTACAcctaaatgataaataaaagttaatgtaCGAATTAACCACATGCACTATAAATTAACCAGGTTACTTGTGCTAGTGTAAGTCGATACTGAACAAACCTGGCATTTTGTCAGATAAACCAAGGGAACGGCAGAGATCAGCTGCTTGTCGCCGACGAGAGACCATTGGTATCAGCCTTGAAAGTTCTTCTTCGTTGAAACCAGAAGCAATACCAAATGTATCGATAAGTTGCAGAAAAGCATGAGCTTCCAATGAGTTACCATTACTGGCATCCATGTCAAGAGCATCCAGCTTTGGTTTCCATTCCTCGGCAATTAGCTTTGCTTGTTCCTTAATATCTTCAGAGATCAAAGCCAAAACAGAAACCATATCCAGATTAGAAAGCAAGACACTAAGACATTCCATCAACATAATACAAGTTCGCCTAAGCCCCAATAGGtttgcatctttctttccatCAACTTCTGAAGGGTAAAATCCTTCCAACGATTCCAGGACCAAGCGAGCTGGACTTGCTGCAGCTTTCAACGCCCAAGGAATTTCCTCTTTCAGAGCAGCAAGGTTCTTACGATTATCTGAAATAAACTTCTGTAGTCCTTCCGAGTCCATTTCTTCACATAGTTTTACCAATTGAGGATAAGATTTCACCTCAAGATTTCCATTCTCAAAAGAACTTTTGATATCCTCAGGTTGTTTCTCCTCAACTGAGAGTTCACCATTATCTCCATTATCAGCAGGCTGCCCAGATGATAATTCCCTGTGCTTCTCTAAAGCATTAGTAATGGCAAAAACAGCAGCATCTCTCTTTTCTTGTAACCTCACCAATGAGGATTGTTCTTTAGCTACAACAGCTGCTTCACGTTTCTGTAGCATTTCTCGAGCTTTCCTTGTTTTTGTCTCGAATTCCTTTTCTTGGTCTTCCAACTCATGGAAGCGTCTCTTCAAGGACTTCTCAAGACCACTGAAATGTTCCTCAAGTTCTTTCCATCTTAGATTAAGTGTTAGAGCACGCTGACTTTCAAGTTCAGCAAATGCTTTTTGAAGCTGCTGTATCTTGGAGGCTGTCGAGCCTATGAGTGTTGCAACTGACTGTGAATCTTCCATGGCATAAAAACTGAAAGAGAAAGACATcagcaaaacaaaaaataagaaactGAATAACACGAAAGATAAAGCCTGACATAACCAAACATATCTTTTCTCTTTCAAATAATTGAACATTGCCTGTAACACTGATAACAAGTTACTAATAAAGCACAGCAATATAAACtgatgaaaataaagtaaagagcAACAAAACTAGGGGACTTGCATAGTTATAAGCAAAACTATGGAAAAATACTACAACTTGAATGCATGTATATCAAGAAAATGTCAACAACTACATTTGTAATCCACTGTAAGAACCATTTACAGATTCCTTAGCAGCCAACACTTTCAtgataaaaaacaaaaggatCGGATTACTCATTAATGACACTTCCTACCGTTATTAACATTTCCTTTCCACACTTTCACGATAAGAAACAAAGTCAATTAAGACGTGGCTACACATCCTTCAAAATTTTGCAGTATTGAGACCACATGGATACAAAAGATGAGCATTTAATGTTTCAGTATTCACAAGAAGGGACAGGGTTTCGGGAGAATCTGCTGCTCACTTGATCCATTGTACAAGTTGTACTTATTAGCCACAACACAGAATGGGGGTACGTCTAGTCACATCaatgccaaatattttatactaaagTGAGCTGCAATCCTTCactctaaataaataaaaaaagggaaagaaagcgGCATCTCAAGTTATCCCTATCTGATCCCTCACCCGCTCACCAACGACAAGTCACAGCATAAAATAGACATACTGTGGAAAAAGTTAGCAGAACTACCAAGTCACTAAACAAAATTTCCCATTATGATCCTACTAGACCCATTGTCTAAAAGAAAAGTAGCACTATTGAGTGGACAACaggaaaagtaaaaacaaaaaaacacgCCATGAATAACAGTTCCATCCACTAAAAAGACAGACTCCGGTTGACAATCCCGGGAATTTTTTTCTACATATATTTCTAACTCGGTTCCACAACTATGATAGTATTCCTTCGTTAATATCCATCAACAATTTCTAAAAGAAGCAAGTTTACCTTGGATCAGAACAAGATTTCATCCTCAAACAACAAATATTACAACATGAAACAGACTTCTAGTAATCCTCTCACAACAATAACACTTTCCCAAAAGAAAGACCACAAATGATCTAAGCTCCATGTTGGAAGATAATGATTTTCAGAAAATCCAAATTCATTCCTACTTTTCTCTACTTCCCCATTCTAAATGGCTCGACTCAATAAGGACCACTTAAAAATAAGTacccaaatttaatttaatacaactATCACTTACAATTTCAGCATTATTATGTTCATAGTAAATATACCTTTATTgcaataaatagaaaacaaaccCCATTTCAAACCCTACACAAATCCTACAAATAAGCCTTCAAGACAAAAGAGAAATAGATATAAAGTGAGAGAGAGATCCAGCTTAACCCTAGAAAGCCTAAATACAGAGAAgcatataattttacattaaagaAGTAAATGCTCTCACCAGTGATTTTACAAGCTTCAATTTCACATAAAACACACCACCAACCCCTagatcctaaaccctaaaccaagaAAAAAACCCACCAAACCCTCTAAAAAAGCACAATCAGCacaaagcaaataaaaacacGAAATTTAACAGTTCAAGACATGGGATTCCAGAAGCATAAAAAAgtcaacaaatttaaaagaaaatagtgcCGATCTGgagagaaaatgaaaacgaaaagaaaggaataaaaaagtaaagaggaaatttaCCTGACTTGATTCAAAGGGAAATGGAGTGATAAACTGACCTAATTCGACTAATCCGATGGAGATTTCGAATTATTaatccatttttctttcttttcttttttttttttgggggaggTTCAAAAGAGGGGATATGTGTGGCTGCTAAGCTACTGTTCTTCAATCCCTACGAGAGAAAGAGAGAGCAAAAGAGAGGAAAGTGAAGGTAAAAAAGCTAAGGTTTTTATATTAAGCAATGCAGTGTGAGTCAGTGcttgttttttggtttttttttttaattggagCACTCTCGAATTTTGCTATCGGACATTAAAGCATTTACGCGTGGAAGGGGTGTGGTGTTAGTGAAAATTGAGGGGTGCTCTTAAAGT
This region includes:
- the LOC105790449 gene encoding FRIGIDA-like protein 3, coding for MEDSQSVATLIGSTASKIQQLQKAFAELESQRALTLNLRWKELEEHFSGLEKSLKRRFHELEDQEKEFETKTRKAREMLQKREAAVVAKEQSSLVRLQEKRDAAVFAITNALEKHRELSSGQPADNGDNGELSVEEKQPEDIKSSFENGNLEVKSYPQLVKLCEEMDSEGLQKFISDNRKNLAALKEEIPWALKAAASPARLVLESLEGFYPSEVDGKKDANLLGLRRTCIMLMECLSVLLSNLDMVSVLALISEDIKEQAKLIAEEWKPKLDALDMDASNGNSLEAHAFLQLIDTFGIASGFNEEELSRLIPMVSRRRQAADLCRSLGLSDKMPGVIEVLVKNGRQIDAVNLAFGFELTEQFSPVPLLKYYLKDARKASSPVKPGNASPTAQTEVSERELTALKAVIKCIEEHNLEEQYPVDPLQKRVLLLEKAKADKKRATEVAKPQPKRPRANGAGYGPRVTNVAADKTFYPRVTDRYMQYVYDRPYVYPGPADNHSHSLLASATYNFTPSHGNYFGNGYQYQTPYLH